The Phormidium sp. PBR-2020 DNA segment CGCCGGTTTCCACTCCCAGGATGCGATCGCCCGCTAAGGCCTGAGACTTCACCAAAAACTGGGCATCTTCTTGGGTGTAGATGTCATTCGTCACCACCGCTAACTCTAAATCCCCCCGCAACCGCTTACAGAGGGCATCGACGAGGGCCGTTTTCCCGGAACCCACTGGCCCAGCAATTCCAACACGTAAAGGGGTCATAACGCTGTCATTACCTCTTGATTAACTGCGAAAGAGACGGCTGTAGAGGGTTTCATGCTGCATACTGGCCAGACTCGCCCCCCAAGTACAGGCGAATAAGTCCTCATCGCCCAAACTGAGAAGACGCTGAGAACCCGCCTCTAAAACGGGGTGAAGTTGCCGAATTAGCCGCTGTCCGCTCGTTTGCCCCAGAGGAATCAATTTAACACCGGCTCCAATCAGATTACTGCTCCAACTGTGCAGATAGCCTAGTATGGCATCTTCTAAGGGGATTTTCCAATGGGCCACTGCTAGGGCGTAGGCAATGGCTAGATTACAATTGGGGGCCAGTTCCCGGCGACAGGTGGCTAAGTCAAGGAGTTGCGGCGAAATCTCCTCTAAATCCGTTAACAGACGCAGCAGAGAATTGCCCATCTGCCAACTTTGCTGTTGCAATTCCCGACTGTCGCGACTGGCGGTTAGCCAATGGTTCCAATAGACCAATGTGTCGAGGTCAGAGTGAGTTAGGGCGTGATAGGCTCGCACTAGGATAGCCCCTTCGACGGCGATCGCCCCAAACTGCAACTCCATCTCCAACCAACTCCCCAGTTGGGCCGCGTCGCTAATCTGTTGCTGTTCCACCAAGGTTTCTAGGCCCTCAGAGTAGTTATAGGCCCCCAGGGGCAGGCCTGGACTGGTTAACTGCAATAAATTAAGTAATGATGACATCCGTGAAACTCCCAGAACACAAGGGTTTTAGCTTAAGCATCCCCAAGATAGCAAAAAAAATCCGCAAAACCCTTGACATCCCCTGAGGGCGTTGTTAGTATAGTTATCGCTGACTCGTTGGGGCGTCGCCAAGCGGTAAGGCAGCGGGTTTTGGTCCCGCCATTCGGAGGTTCGAATCCTTCCGCCCCAGTTTAAAGGATAGACTCTGGTCTATCTGAAAGAGGTTGTCTCCGGACAGCCTCTTTCGTCGTTTCTGGCTATCGGGAACCGTTCACCCGTTGAGAGACTCAATCTCTCGGGCCACGAGTTTCTGAAACTCTGCGTTACATTGTTGGTTGAGATGGATGGATGCGGCCAGGAGTTCCGTGAGAATGCGCGATCGCTGACGCTCGTTAATATGAGGAAGTTGCAGTTGATGGATGAGCGTTGTGACATTTTCGCATTCTCGCGCCAGTTCATCCACTTGTTTGAAAAGTTCCGTCTTTTTCATAGATTTTT contains these protein-coding regions:
- a CDS encoding urease accessory protein UreF, with product MSSLLNLLQLTSPGLPLGAYNYSEGLETLVEQQQISDAAQLGSWLEMELQFGAIAVEGAILVRAYHALTHSDLDTLVYWNHWLTASRDSRELQQQSWQMGNSLLRLLTDLEEISPQLLDLATCRRELAPNCNLAIAYALAVAHWKIPLEDAILGYLHSWSSNLIGAGVKLIPLGQTSGQRLIRQLHPVLEAGSQRLLSLGDEDLFACTWGASLASMQHETLYSRLFRS